The Gordonia sp. KTR9 genome contains a region encoding:
- the rpsJ gene encoding 30S ribosomal protein S10 — translation MAGQKIRIRLKAYDHEAIDASARKIVETVTRTGARVVGPVPLPTEKNVYCVIRSPHKYKDSREHFEMRTHKRLIDILDPTPKTVDALMRIDLPASVDVNIQ, via the coding sequence GTGGCGGGACAAAAGATCCGCATCAGGCTCAAGGCCTACGACCACGAGGCGATCGACGCTTCGGCGCGCAAGATCGTGGAGACCGTGACCCGTACCGGGGCACGCGTCGTCGGCCCGGTGCCATTGCCCACCGAGAAGAACGTGTACTGCGTCATCCGTTCGCCGCACAAGTACAAGGACAGCCGCGAACATTTCGAGATGCGTACCCACAAGCGACTCATCGACATCCTCGACCCGACACCGAAGACGGTCGACGCGCTGATGCGCATCGACCTCCCGGCCAGCGTCGACGTCAACATCCAGTAG
- a CDS encoding alpha/beta hydrolase, producing the protein MHTTSTPTPLPSEASTRATLTAHATRWGLGTFTGVIPLNPLGIRLSRGLIAAIMRTLGRTPSGTTVLNVEENGISGEWVLGPGVRRGRAAIYYIHGSAFTICSARTHRSLAARLSLATDLPVFVVDYRLAPEHRFPAAADDVADGFDWLLRQGFAPGDIVVAGDSAGGHLACDLTLRRAVADVEQPSAVILFSPLIDLTFGLARDQERIRRDPAITAAAAARLVGLYTGDAAADDPRLSLDFTPARHLPPFLVQTGGAEMLSADARHLHDELRAHGGDSRLEIWPGMMHVFQALPRLGPEADAALRRVGEFLTDRAADRHAPAPATSAVRIVSDAS; encoded by the coding sequence ATGCACACCACGTCGACGCCCACCCCGTTGCCGAGCGAGGCCTCCACGCGGGCAACGCTCACCGCCCACGCGACGAGGTGGGGTCTGGGCACGTTCACCGGGGTGATCCCGCTGAACCCGCTGGGTATCCGGCTCTCGCGTGGACTCATCGCCGCGATCATGCGCACGCTCGGGCGTACCCCGTCCGGGACGACCGTGCTGAACGTCGAGGAGAACGGGATCTCCGGGGAATGGGTCCTCGGTCCGGGAGTCCGACGCGGGCGAGCCGCGATCTACTACATCCACGGCAGCGCGTTCACGATCTGTTCGGCACGCACGCACCGCTCTCTCGCCGCGCGGCTGTCGCTGGCCACCGATCTGCCGGTGTTCGTCGTCGACTACCGACTGGCACCCGAGCACCGCTTTCCCGCGGCCGCCGACGACGTCGCCGACGGATTCGACTGGCTGCTTCGACAGGGCTTCGCACCTGGGGACATCGTCGTCGCCGGCGACTCCGCGGGTGGACACCTGGCCTGTGATCTGACCCTCCGGCGGGCGGTCGCCGACGTCGAGCAACCCTCGGCGGTCATCCTGTTCTCTCCGCTCATCGACCTCACCTTCGGCCTGGCGCGCGATCAGGAGCGTATCCGGCGGGACCCGGCGATCACCGCGGCGGCAGCGGCGCGCCTGGTGGGCCTCTACACCGGTGACGCGGCCGCCGACGACCCACGACTCTCGCTCGACTTCACACCGGCGCGACACCTTCCGCCGTTTCTCGTCCAGACCGGTGGTGCCGAGATGCTCAGCGCCGACGCGCGCCACCTGCACGATGAACTCCGCGCGCACGGCGGTGACAGCCGGCTGGAGATCTGGCCGGGCATGATGCACGTCTTCCAGGCCCTCCCTCGCCTGGGCCCCGAGGCCGACGCCGCGCTGCGGCGGGTCGGCGAGTTCCTGACCGACCGAGCGGCGGACCGGCACGCACCGGCGCCGGCCACCTCGGCTGTGCGCATCGTGTCGGACGCGTCATGA
- a CDS encoding hotdog fold domain-containing protein, whose product MSSTNPTFALRKRLPANPLGNVLFSLGMVAKVPYFGTVLPLVQEMEPGYCKVTAPNWFGVHNHIGTFHAIAACNLAEAAMGMLMEATTPTSHRWIPKAMQTSYLTKATTRLTAEARLAEPVDFDAITAGTDVTVSVSIVDTRGVEVVHCDITTWVTPK is encoded by the coding sequence ATGAGTTCGACGAACCCCACCTTCGCCCTGCGCAAGAGGCTGCCGGCCAATCCTCTCGGGAACGTTCTGTTCTCCCTCGGGATGGTCGCGAAGGTCCCCTACTTCGGCACCGTCCTACCGCTCGTCCAGGAGATGGAGCCCGGCTACTGCAAGGTCACCGCGCCCAACTGGTTCGGTGTCCACAACCACATCGGCACCTTCCACGCGATCGCCGCCTGCAATCTCGCCGAGGCCGCGATGGGGATGCTGATGGAGGCCACCACACCGACGTCCCATCGCTGGATACCCAAGGCGATGCAGACGAGCTACCTGACCAAGGCGACGACGCGCTTGACCGCCGAGGCGCGGCTCGCCGAGCCCGTCGACTTCGATGCCATCACCGCCGGCACCGACGTCACCGTGTCGGTGAGCATCGTCGACACCAGGGGCGTGGAGGTCGTGCACTGCGACATCACCACGTGGGTGACCCCGAAGTAG
- a CDS encoding NCS1 family nucleobase:cation symporter-1, with product MSTPPTGNPGPSPAAPSVASHSGAAGESVIKSTYDDRLTNTDLAPLKEQKWTWYNIFAFWMSDVHSVGGYVFAGSLFALGIAAWQVLVALLVGIIAVNLLCNLVAKPSQLAGVPYPVTTRVSFGVKGANIPAIIRGVIAVVWYGIQTYLASVAFGLLALKFWPGLEPWGDVEQHGFLGLSALGWAGFILMWVLQALVFWNGMETIRKFIDFCGPAVYVVMIALAAYLVVEAGWDNVSLDLSVGDGLSGWSSITMMISAFALVVSYFSGPMLNFGDFSRYGRTFGEVKKGNFWGLPVNFLFFSLLVVCTVSAAVTVIGTDEDGNIITDPVHIVDRIDNTTAAVLGVLTFAIATIGINIVANFVSPAFDFSNVAPTKISWRTGGMIAAVGSVLITPWNLFNNPTAIHYTMDTLGAVIGPLFGILIADFYLIKKQRIEVDDLFTMEPEGTYWYRNGWNPVAVGATIIASVLPISVVIFGTVYQASFTWFMGAAAGMLLYWLGMKFVPAHLIYGRAAIARMTGDIEVTDTQAAPDGPVAAESASAVPEGSARS from the coding sequence ATGTCCACACCGCCCACCGGGAACCCCGGGCCGTCGCCTGCGGCCCCGTCGGTTGCGTCCCACTCCGGCGCCGCCGGCGAGAGCGTCATCAAGTCCACGTATGACGACCGGCTCACCAACACCGATCTCGCGCCACTGAAAGAACAGAAGTGGACGTGGTACAACATCTTCGCCTTCTGGATGTCCGACGTGCACAGCGTCGGTGGATACGTGTTCGCGGGCAGCCTCTTCGCCCTGGGCATCGCGGCGTGGCAGGTCCTCGTCGCACTCCTGGTGGGCATCATCGCCGTCAACCTCCTGTGCAACCTGGTCGCCAAGCCCTCGCAGCTGGCCGGCGTCCCCTACCCCGTGACCACCCGGGTGTCCTTCGGCGTCAAGGGCGCGAACATCCCGGCGATCATCCGCGGCGTGATCGCGGTCGTCTGGTACGGCATCCAGACCTACCTGGCGTCGGTCGCCTTCGGCCTGCTGGCGCTGAAGTTCTGGCCGGGCCTCGAACCCTGGGGCGACGTCGAGCAGCACGGCTTCCTGGGCCTGTCCGCGCTGGGCTGGGCCGGCTTCATCCTCATGTGGGTCCTGCAGGCCCTCGTCTTCTGGAACGGCATGGAGACGATCCGCAAGTTCATCGACTTCTGCGGTCCCGCAGTGTATGTCGTGATGATCGCGCTGGCGGCCTACCTCGTCGTCGAGGCCGGGTGGGACAACGTGAGCCTCGACCTGTCGGTCGGCGACGGGCTCTCCGGCTGGTCGTCGATCACGATGATGATCAGCGCGTTCGCGCTCGTGGTCTCGTACTTCTCCGGACCGATGCTCAACTTCGGTGACTTCTCGCGCTACGGCCGCACCTTCGGCGAGGTCAAGAAGGGCAACTTCTGGGGACTCCCGGTCAATTTCCTCTTCTTCTCACTCCTGGTGGTGTGCACGGTGTCTGCCGCGGTCACCGTCATCGGTACCGACGAGGACGGCAACATCATCACCGATCCGGTCCACATCGTCGATCGCATCGACAACACCACCGCGGCGGTGCTCGGCGTGCTCACCTTCGCCATCGCCACGATCGGCATCAACATCGTCGCGAACTTCGTCTCGCCTGCCTTCGACTTCTCGAATGTGGCGCCCACCAAGATCAGCTGGCGGACCGGCGGCATGATCGCCGCGGTCGGCTCGGTGCTGATCACCCCGTGGAATCTCTTCAACAATCCCACCGCCATCCACTACACGATGGACACCCTCGGCGCGGTCATCGGTCCGCTGTTCGGCATCCTGATCGCCGACTTCTACCTCATCAAGAAGCAACGGATCGAGGTCGACGATCTGTTCACGATGGAGCCCGAGGGCACCTACTGGTACCGCAACGGCTGGAACCCGGTTGCCGTGGGCGCCACCATCATCGCGTCGGTGCTCCCCATCAGCGTCGTCATCTTCGGCACGGTGTACCAGGCCAGCTTCACCTGGTTCATGGGCGCCGCTGCGGGCATGCTCCTCTACTGGCTCGGGATGAAATTCGTGCCGGCGCACCTGATCTACGGACGCGCGGCGATCGCGCGGATGACCGGCGACATCGAGGTGACCGACACGCAGGCCGCCCCCGACGGCCCGGTGGCCGCGGAGTCCGCGTCCGCCGTTCCGGAGGGCAGCGCACGCAGCTGA
- a CDS encoding SDR family NAD(P)-dependent oxidoreductase, whose translation MITAVDGIRHRFVRNPLSQNARAVVTGAGSGIGRAFALELGRRGGEVICADIDERSADETASLVTSRTGRVAHAFGCDVADRNAVGSLVAFTRDTFDGPPTLVINNAGVGIGGRPVGDIGFDDWDWALGINLWGVVYGCELFAPMLRAAGRGGIINVASAAGFAAAPVMAPYNVSKAGVVSLSETLAAELAHSGVGVTVLCPTFVKTNVARDGRITSDAQDLAGALMRWTGVSAAGVAASTLDAHDLGRLYVLPQLDARVIWHLKRHFPASYVRGLGLLNRLLPSS comes from the coding sequence ATGATCACCGCAGTCGACGGCATCCGGCACCGATTCGTCCGGAACCCGTTGTCGCAGAATGCCAGAGCTGTCGTGACCGGCGCCGGGAGCGGCATCGGTCGCGCGTTCGCACTCGAACTCGGCCGGCGCGGAGGCGAGGTCATCTGCGCCGACATCGACGAGAGAAGCGCCGACGAGACCGCGTCCCTCGTCACCAGCCGGACCGGCCGCGTGGCCCACGCCTTCGGTTGCGACGTCGCGGACCGGAATGCGGTGGGCTCACTGGTGGCGTTCACCCGTGACACCTTCGACGGTCCGCCGACACTCGTCATCAACAACGCGGGGGTCGGCATCGGCGGCCGCCCGGTCGGCGACATCGGGTTCGACGACTGGGACTGGGCTCTCGGGATCAACCTCTGGGGCGTCGTGTACGGATGCGAACTCTTCGCACCCATGCTGCGCGCGGCAGGCCGCGGCGGGATCATCAACGTCGCGTCGGCGGCGGGTTTCGCCGCAGCGCCCGTGATGGCGCCCTACAACGTGTCGAAGGCAGGCGTGGTCTCGTTGAGCGAGACGCTCGCGGCGGAACTGGCACACTCCGGCGTCGGTGTGACGGTGTTGTGCCCGACCTTCGTGAAGACCAATGTGGCGCGGGACGGCCGGATCACCTCTGACGCACAGGATCTCGCAGGGGCGCTGATGCGCTGGACCGGGGTGTCGGCGGCCGGGGTGGCCGCGTCGACACTCGATGCCCACGATCTCGGCCGACTGTACGTCCTGCCTCAGCTGGATGCCCGGGTCATCTGGCATCTCAAACGACACTTCCCCGCGTCCTACGTCCGCGGGCTCGGACTCCTCAACCGTCTCCTGCCGTCGTCCTGA
- a CDS encoding N-acetylglutaminylglutamine amidotransferase, which yields MCGICGEIRFDGTAPDVSAVDAMTCEMTRRGPDGSGVFSKGSVALGHRRLKIIDLTEKGSQPMIDPTLGLALVFNGCIYNHHELRAELEGKGYTFFSHADSEVILKAFHAWGPDCVDHFMGMFAFAIVDTDTGVVTLGRDRLGIKPLYLADTPGRLRFASSVQALLCAGDVDTSIDRVALHHYFSFHAVVPAPHTIYNGIRKLPPATVLTIRPDGRRTERRYWEPAFEPHPDRRDWDEKRWQHELLDSLRTSVRRRMVADVPVGVLLSGGVDSSLVVALLAEQGQTDLATFSIGFDSAAGESGDEYAYSDLIADTFGTDHHKIHIGTDRLLPAIPDTVAAMGEPMVSHDCVAFYLLSQEVSKSIKVVQSGQGADEILGGYSWYPPLLDVTREKTTRAYADVFFDRDDVDIRGILADDYLPEAGYDPSFEFASAHQSAPGAATAVDAALRLDTTVMLVDDPVKRVDTMTMAWGLEARVPFLDHEFVELAATCPPDLKLAHGGKGVLKEASRALLPSAVIDRTKGYFPVPGIRHLTGGVLDLVSDTLRSKAARDRGLYRPAALDRLFADPNRIRTRLDGNELWQVALLEMWLQTMEANARR from the coding sequence ATGTGCGGAATCTGCGGTGAGATCCGGTTCGACGGCACGGCCCCGGATGTCTCGGCTGTCGATGCCATGACCTGCGAGATGACCCGCCGAGGCCCCGACGGCTCCGGCGTCTTCTCGAAAGGTTCTGTCGCGCTGGGCCATCGGCGCCTGAAGATCATCGACCTGACCGAGAAGGGCAGTCAGCCGATGATCGACCCGACGCTCGGCCTCGCCCTGGTGTTCAACGGCTGCATCTACAACCACCACGAACTGCGCGCCGAACTGGAGGGCAAGGGTTACACCTTCTTCTCCCACGCCGACAGCGAGGTCATCCTCAAGGCGTTCCACGCCTGGGGTCCCGATTGCGTCGACCACTTCATGGGCATGTTCGCCTTCGCGATCGTCGACACCGACACCGGCGTGGTCACTCTCGGCCGCGACCGGCTCGGCATCAAGCCGCTCTACCTCGCCGACACCCCCGGGCGCCTCCGGTTCGCCTCGTCGGTGCAGGCGCTGCTGTGCGCCGGTGACGTCGACACCTCGATCGATCGCGTGGCGCTGCACCATTACTTCAGCTTCCACGCCGTCGTGCCGGCGCCCCACACGATCTACAACGGCATCCGAAAGCTCCCGCCCGCGACGGTTCTGACGATCCGGCCCGACGGCCGGCGTACCGAACGCCGCTACTGGGAACCGGCGTTCGAGCCGCACCCCGACCGCCGGGACTGGGACGAGAAGCGGTGGCAGCACGAGCTGCTCGACTCGCTGCGGACCTCGGTGCGCAGGCGCATGGTCGCCGACGTACCCGTCGGGGTGCTGCTGTCCGGCGGCGTCGACTCCTCACTCGTCGTCGCCCTGCTCGCCGAACAGGGCCAGACCGACCTCGCCACCTTCAGCATCGGATTCGACTCCGCGGCCGGAGAATCGGGAGACGAGTACGCCTATTCCGATCTCATCGCAGACACCTTCGGCACCGACCACCACAAGATCCACATCGGGACCGACCGGTTGTTGCCCGCGATCCCGGACACGGTCGCGGCCATGGGTGAACCGATGGTCAGCCACGACTGCGTCGCGTTCTATCTCCTCTCGCAGGAGGTCAGCAAGTCCATCAAGGTCGTCCAGTCCGGGCAGGGCGCCGACGAGATCCTCGGCGGGTACAGCTGGTATCCCCCACTTCTCGACGTGACCCGCGAGAAGACGACGCGCGCCTATGCCGACGTCTTCTTCGACCGCGACGACGTCGACATCCGCGGCATCCTCGCCGACGACTATCTCCCCGAGGCCGGTTACGACCCCAGCTTCGAGTTCGCCTCGGCCCATCAGTCCGCACCGGGCGCCGCGACCGCCGTCGACGCGGCGCTTCGCCTCGACACCACCGTCATGCTCGTCGACGACCCGGTGAAGCGCGTCGACACGATGACGATGGCGTGGGGACTCGAAGCCCGCGTCCCGTTCCTCGATCACGAGTTCGTCGAACTGGCCGCCACCTGTCCCCCCGATCTCAAGCTCGCGCACGGCGGCAAGGGCGTGCTCAAGGAGGCGAGCCGGGCGCTGCTGCCGTCGGCCGTCATCGACCGCACGAAGGGTTACTTCCCGGTGCCGGGGATCCGCCACCTCACCGGCGGTGTCCTCGACCTCGTCTCGGACACGCTGCGATCCAAGGCCGCCCGCGACCGTGGGTTGTACCGGCCGGCGGCGCTCGATCGACTCTTCGCCGACCCCAACCGGATTCGCACCAGGCTCGACGGCAACGAGCTGTGGCAGGTCGCGCTCCTCGAGATGTGGTTGCAGACCATGGAAGCGAACGCACGACGGTGA
- a CDS encoding flavin-containing monooxygenase — translation MHTSVAVIGAGFAGIGAGIRLRDRGIDDFAIFERDDRVGGTWRDNTYPGAACDIPSRLYSYSFAPNPEWSHTYSRSAEILDYIRSMVDDSGIGRHIRFGHTVSGLEYSAEEGLWTVTFAEGHEPVRARAVVLASGPLANASLPDIPGIEDYAGHKIHSARWDHDYEFTGKKVAVVGTGASAVQIVPELVDRAASVKVFQRTPGWVLPRADARTREATKRLYRSIPGTQRLARSLWFWGHETVALGVVWNTPLTRVVEAVSRLHLRSQVDDPWLRRQLTPDFAAGCKRLLMTSDYYPALQRPNCKLVTWPIARIAERGIRTVEGVEHQFDCIVFATGFDVSKTGTPIPITGLDGRELASEWERGAFAYRSVAVSGYPNLFFTFGPNSGPGHSSALVYMEAQIDYITGAVAQLLDNGWKALDVRAEAQDRYNRDIQRRLTSTTWNSGCQSWYLTEDGFNATMYPGFASQYVGQLRRVELRDYRILVHEGARTPAAAALQ, via the coding sequence ATGCACACCTCGGTGGCCGTCATCGGCGCCGGTTTCGCCGGTATCGGCGCGGGAATCCGCCTCCGGGATCGCGGGATCGACGACTTCGCGATCTTCGAACGCGACGACCGGGTCGGCGGTACCTGGCGCGACAACACCTACCCGGGGGCAGCGTGCGACATCCCGTCGCGCCTGTACTCCTACAGCTTCGCCCCCAATCCGGAGTGGTCACACACCTACTCGCGGAGTGCCGAGATCCTCGACTACATCCGCTCGATGGTCGACGACTCCGGGATCGGCCGCCACATCCGGTTCGGCCACACGGTGTCGGGGCTGGAGTACTCCGCCGAGGAAGGTCTGTGGACCGTCACCTTCGCCGAGGGACACGAGCCGGTACGGGCACGCGCCGTCGTCCTCGCCTCCGGGCCGCTCGCGAACGCCTCGTTACCCGACATCCCCGGCATCGAGGACTACGCGGGCCACAAGATCCACAGCGCGCGTTGGGATCATGACTATGAGTTCACCGGGAAGAAGGTCGCTGTCGTGGGCACCGGGGCCAGCGCGGTGCAGATCGTTCCGGAGCTGGTGGACCGGGCTGCCTCGGTGAAGGTCTTCCAGCGCACGCCGGGCTGGGTCCTGCCCCGTGCCGACGCCCGGACCCGCGAGGCCACCAAACGGCTCTATCGCTCGATTCCGGGCACCCAGCGTCTTGCGCGTTCGCTCTGGTTCTGGGGTCACGAGACGGTGGCACTGGGGGTCGTCTGGAACACGCCCCTGACCCGCGTCGTCGAGGCGGTGAGCAGGCTGCACCTGCGGTCCCAGGTCGACGACCCGTGGCTGCGCAGGCAACTCACTCCGGACTTCGCCGCGGGATGCAAGCGACTGCTCATGACCAGCGACTACTACCCGGCCCTCCAGCGACCCAACTGCAAGTTGGTCACCTGGCCGATCGCCCGGATCGCCGAACGCGGCATCCGGACCGTGGAAGGTGTTGAGCATCAGTTCGATTGCATCGTGTTCGCGACCGGGTTCGACGTTTCCAAGACCGGGACGCCGATCCCGATCACCGGTCTCGACGGGCGCGAGCTGGCATCGGAGTGGGAGCGGGGCGCATTCGCCTACCGCAGCGTCGCCGTGTCCGGCTACCCCAACCTGTTCTTCACGTTCGGCCCCAACTCCGGTCCCGGCCACAGCTCGGCACTGGTCTACATGGAGGCACAGATCGACTACATCACCGGGGCCGTCGCCCAACTGCTCGACAACGGGTGGAAGGCGCTCGACGTCCGCGCGGAGGCGCAGGACCGATACAACCGGGACATCCAGCGCCGGCTGACCTCGACGACGTGGAATTCGGGCTGCCAGAGCTGGTACCTGACGGAGGACGGGTTCAACGCGACGATGTACCCGGGGTTCGCCTCGCAGTATGTCGGCCAGCTGCGCCGCGTCGAGTTGCGCGACTACCGGATCCTCGTCCACGAGGGGGCTCGGACTCCGGCCGCCGCAGCGTTACAGTGA
- a CDS encoding S9 family peptidase codes for MTSLRFDDRGWKTYGASLSPDGSAFAYIVDEGTGYPRAAQRSLSRDGVGELRWVKLRSTGPVRKVVHSTDGRWLAVEIAPSGGEHHQVWVVTTDPDDDTAHRIAATRPDGRSFGTVGLVGWDTDWVLITAIDTDGTSHALRVHPGTATTLTLDQRVGSVLIDSWKGATLVRVGPRGYHDMLLLRRQPDSGDDEISMTPLLPQDPGAVTDQGYVLDQGFDHSSLVFVHAPNEPTRDLDSVQALVRSDFDAKFPRLLGVEVSKFGVRFRVMAQRVDIGLDEFAVSHDQSTVALLWNVQGRSELQIMTLPDQTLHPPIDLPGEVASDLSISAAGSVVTVTVSSPQHSPLVHLVDVANRAVYPVRDDVITGEGPSCLLRPELLEFSARDGMPLSGFLFRARDKTGSVTPGPTLLYFHGGPEGQSRPDYQFLFGPLVDAGITVFAANVRGSSGYGRLFAHADDRYGRYAGINDAADCAEFLCRQGIADPDAVYCSGRSYGGYLTLACLTFHPELFAAGIAICGMSDLESFFRNTEPWIAVAAYTKYGHPESDRELLADLSPIHRIDAVRAPLLVVHGAHDTNVPVSESQQIVAELQARGAVAEMLMFDDEGHEIVKRHNQHRLTEAVADWIARHPSRPGSSR; via the coding sequence GTGACCTCGCTGCGTTTCGACGACCGCGGATGGAAGACCTACGGCGCCTCGCTCTCGCCTGACGGGAGCGCGTTCGCCTACATCGTCGACGAAGGGACGGGGTATCCACGGGCCGCGCAGCGCTCGCTCTCCCGGGACGGTGTCGGCGAGTTGCGGTGGGTCAAGCTGCGGTCCACCGGGCCCGTCCGGAAGGTGGTGCACTCGACCGACGGTCGCTGGCTGGCCGTGGAGATCGCCCCCAGCGGCGGCGAGCACCACCAGGTCTGGGTCGTCACGACAGATCCCGACGACGACACCGCCCACCGCATCGCGGCGACGCGGCCCGACGGCCGCTCGTTCGGCACCGTGGGTCTCGTCGGATGGGACACCGATTGGGTTCTCATCACGGCCATCGACACCGACGGCACCTCCCACGCCCTACGCGTCCATCCGGGAACCGCGACGACACTCACCCTGGATCAGCGCGTCGGCAGTGTGCTCATCGACTCGTGGAAGGGCGCCACCCTCGTCCGGGTCGGTCCGCGCGGTTACCACGACATGTTGCTGCTGCGCCGTCAGCCCGACTCGGGCGACGACGAGATCTCGATGACCCCTCTCCTACCGCAGGATCCAGGCGCGGTCACCGATCAGGGCTACGTCCTCGATCAGGGTTTCGACCACTCTTCACTGGTCTTCGTGCACGCCCCGAACGAACCGACACGCGACCTCGACAGCGTCCAGGCGCTGGTGCGCAGCGACTTCGACGCCAAGTTCCCACGACTCCTCGGTGTCGAGGTCAGCAAGTTCGGGGTGCGGTTCCGGGTGATGGCCCAGCGCGTCGACATCGGACTCGATGAGTTCGCGGTCAGCCACGACCAGTCGACCGTCGCGCTGCTGTGGAATGTCCAGGGGCGCAGCGAGCTGCAGATCATGACCCTGCCCGATCAGACCCTGCACCCACCCATCGACCTGCCCGGCGAGGTGGCCTCCGACCTCTCCATCAGTGCGGCGGGTTCGGTGGTGACCGTGACGGTGTCGAGTCCGCAACATTCCCCCCTGGTCCACCTCGTCGATGTCGCCAACCGGGCCGTGTATCCCGTCCGCGACGACGTCATCACGGGTGAGGGACCCTCGTGCCTGCTCCGGCCCGAACTCCTCGAGTTCTCCGCGCGCGACGGTATGCCGCTGTCCGGCTTCCTGTTCCGCGCGCGAGACAAGACGGGTTCGGTGACGCCGGGTCCCACCCTCCTGTACTTCCACGGCGGCCCCGAGGGGCAGTCGCGACCGGATTACCAGTTCCTGTTCGGCCCGCTCGTCGACGCCGGGATCACGGTCTTCGCCGCGAACGTCCGCGGGTCGTCGGGATACGGCCGGCTGTTCGCCCATGCCGACGACCGGTACGGGCGGTACGCCGGGATCAACGACGCCGCGGACTGCGCGGAGTTCCTGTGCCGACAGGGAATCGCCGACCCCGATGCGGTGTACTGCTCGGGTCGTTCCTACGGCGGCTATCTCACGCTGGCATGCCTCACGTTCCACCCCGAGCTGTTCGCCGCCGGGATCGCGATCTGCGGCATGAGTGACCTCGAATCGTTCTTCCGCAACACCGAACCGTGGATCGCGGTCGCGGCCTACACCAAGTACGGGCATCCCGAGTCCGACCGGGAACTTCTCGCCGACCTCTCGCCGATCCACCGGATCGACGCGGTCCGCGCACCACTGCTCGTCGTCCACGGGGCGCACGACACCAACGTCCCGGTGAGCGAGTCGCAGCAGATCGTCGCCGAACTCCAGGCACGCGGGGCGGTGGCCGAGATGCTGATGTTCGACGACGAAGGTCACGAGATCGTCAAGCGACACAATCAGCATCGGCTCACCGAGGCGGTGGCCGACTGGATCGCGCGCCACCCGTCCCGCCCCGGATCGTCGCGATGA
- a CDS encoding GntR family transcriptional regulator — MTDRLLDQLAETRTGNARANVLEEMRRLILSGGAPPGTQLPPGEIADAFDVSPIPVREALKTLVGEGLVVHRQGVGYRVSQLSTEELREIYFVRGTLEQAALARSVGLIDESSLQTARARHAELLAAVKFNDGKAFHDISREFHRALTAPCAMPRLLNMFEATWNLTEPFQVMRSVTADTQNALNTDHADLLAAFADRDTASVLDVARRHHQRLESAVIETAALLDVRHD; from the coding sequence ATGACCGACCGGCTGCTGGATCAGCTCGCCGAGACGCGCACCGGCAACGCACGTGCGAACGTGCTGGAGGAGATGCGTCGGTTGATCCTGTCCGGCGGCGCGCCGCCTGGCACCCAGCTCCCACCCGGCGAGATCGCCGACGCTTTCGACGTCAGCCCGATCCCGGTCCGCGAGGCGCTGAAAACCCTTGTCGGCGAGGGCCTCGTGGTCCACCGGCAGGGGGTCGGATATCGCGTGAGTCAACTGTCCACCGAGGAGCTGCGCGAGATCTACTTCGTCCGTGGCACCCTGGAACAGGCCGCGCTCGCCCGATCGGTCGGCCTCATCGACGAGTCGTCGTTGCAGACCGCCCGCGCCCGTCACGCGGAATTGCTGGCCGCGGTGAAGTTCAACGACGGCAAGGCGTTTCACGACATCTCTCGGGAGTTCCACCGCGCGCTGACCGCGCCGTGCGCGATGCCACGCTTGCTCAACATGTTCGAGGCGACCTGGAACCTCACCGAACCGTTCCAGGTGATGAGATCGGTGACAGCCGATACCCAGAACGCACTCAACACCGACCACGCCGACCTGCTCGCGGCGTTCGCCGACCGTGACACCGCGTCGGTCCTCGACGTCGCCCGTCGTCATCACCAGCGCCTCGAGAGCGCCGTCATCGAGACCGCCGCACTCCTCGACGTCCGCCACGACTGA